The region TATCAATAGATTTTCATAGATTAATTCTTTTCAAGTAAGAATATGCTGCAGAAAAATGAGGCATCAGCTTGGGATCTTTCTTTGGGCAATTatctaattatcaatttttttttgttctgctATACCTTTCAATGTGCTAATATCTACATAATGCTGTCACAGTTTCCTTTCATTTGTAAGGCTTACATCCCCTTGCAATTTTCCTTGTATTATCTTTGCTCATTGCCTGCTTTCTACTTCCATGACTTCTGCATTCTTGCAGAAATATTTGCTACCGATGCAGATTTacgggtttttttttttcatgccaGCTAAAGCCTTATGTTTCCCAATGTGCGAGAGACGCAACTACCTCAACCACGGATACTGCTAATGCTTCCAAGTAAGGTAAAGCTTTGTAGatgttctcttttctttcttttatgttttttttgtaaaaaaacataaacaaacatgCTTCAACGGATGGCAGGGTATGAGGCTGGGTGAACTTCTACCTTTCAAAGGGTTATTACCAATAGTAATAAGCTGTTGCTTCTGAAGAGTTGCAATGTCAGATCAATGAACTTAGATTTGTACCTGATGGCCTCTCCTGTGATCTTGGTTGAAGTTGAACATTTGTCAATGtggttgtttttcttcttttagtttTACCTGTTCTGATTTTATTATATGGTTGGAGGTTTTAGTTGCGTTGAGTATGTATTCAGATTAAGTGGGTGTTGGCTTATTCTTTCTCCCATGTGTCTGGCCTTATTCGAACATGAATGTATTAGCTTATTCCATAATTGAGTTTTTAGCTTTAATTCTTGGATTAAGTGTAGGCTTGTTTTCCAGATTACAAGGTATTATTACTATCGAAATTTGCATTATATATGGGACTCTGAGTGTAAACTTTTTGAGTTTAGCTTGAGTTTTCCAAAAGTATAGGTTTGATTTGTCAAGGAACTGAGCTTTATCAGTGGTATGTTTTATCAAGGTTCATAGTAAAAAATATACTTtaaaacaagtatatatattaaaaatacaattgcAGACTCGTATAGAGTGTAGATGCATTACACTGCTCGTATGAtgtctttttttatcttgtatgtcttaatattataaaaaatatacttagtTGTGTGTTACTATATAAGGCATGTAAAGACATGTTTTATTACTCTCGTCAACAGTATATTGGAACTTGTTCCAGaaataattattctttattAATGAAACAATTTACAGATACTTACCAATATTTGCTATAGAACTTGTTCAAAGTCAAACGTTAATTTGGCTGGATTTCATctctgctatatatatatatgtatatatttcttcTAGAACCTGTATTATGCTGAAATGcctgttttttttactttgaattaaaaaaaaaactgaattaaaaacaaaaaaaaatctaaatgatGAAGTATTCCCTTTCACTCATGTGAAACAGGTATTCAAGTAATTAAAATGTTTTGCAGTGGAAAAATGCAATTATGAGAATTCATGGGGGTATAAACACAAATTTCTTAAATTCAAGATGGGCCTTAAACTTTGTGAGCTAAGACATTGGGCCGAATGGCTCTTTGTAAATGACCAAAATGACCTTAACAGAGCCTAGGGTTTTATAAAGATGCAAAGCAAAGGGTTGGCAAGAAGAGATAACCGGTTCGTAGAAGAGGCGGCGGCGCGAGAGAGAGCTTGGCGCGTTTACTCTCTCTGCAAGCATGGGTGAGAAACCCTagatctctctttctctctctcgcATTCTATTTCTTGAATTCGTATTGGAAGCTCCATAAGGTTTTACTGATCTTGCTTTGGCAAATGGAATTAATGGCGATGTCTTTTACTCTGCAGGTATCTCCCGGGACTCGATGCACAAGCGCCGTGCCACTGGTGGCAAGAAAAAGGCGTGGAGGAAGAAGCGAAAGTGAGGTTTTgatctttgttttggttttatgaagAGTTAGGATTATTGTGATGATAAAGTTTCAATCTTTGTTATTtgtctctgtttttttttgtgaatttttctGTGAAATATAGGGGCATGATTGCAGTTCTATTTGGCCAGTGTTcttgtttgttcttttattgTAGTTCGGGCATTTTTAGCTTCAGGTTAgatctgtgtttttttttttgtgtgaaaGGCTGTTCTTTTCTAGGTTTTTTTCCCTAGTTATTTTCAGCTTACTGTGGTTGATTTCAAATATGACTTGGTGTTGTTTTTTCGTCTTTAAGTGTTTAaggcttttatttttatattttctgagAAAGTTCGGTTTTTTTTCATTATGTAGCTTTTGTTTGCTTTGATGTTTGATTGGATACCATTTTTCTCTTGTTCtggtttttttttggggttcAATATTCCCATTGAGATTCCGCAGCTAATGGAGATTGGTAATTTCTCTGAGAATTTAGCTGTTGAATAATAGAAGCACTGAGATTTTGTTGTCTTTGAACCATAAGAGCATGTTTGAAATTATTACTGTTTTCCTTAAGTTATTGCTAATTACCTTCTAAACAAATTTATCGTTTCTAATGATTCGAACAGGTATGAGCTTGGCCGCCAACCGGCTAATACCAAGCTTTCTAGTAACAAAACAGTGAGGAGGATTCGAGTGAGGGGAGGCAATGTTAAGTGGAGGGCTCTTCGGTTGGACACTGGTAACTTCTCATGGGGCAGTGAGGCTGTGACTCGCAAAACCCGTATCCTTGATGTTGTGTACAATGCCTCCAACAATGAACTTGTCAGAACACAGACCCTTGTGAAGAGTGCTATCATTCAGGTTGATGCTGCCCCTTTCAAGCAGTGGTATCTCCAGCATTATGGAGTTGATAttgggaggaagaagaaggctCCTACTGCTTCCAAGAAGGAAACAACTGAGGTAGATCTGATCCATCTTTTGGTCCTTGAGGACTAGTTTTTTAGATGCCCTAAATTGTTGTTCTTATAAagtgtttttcatatttttcttgccCTCTTTAGTGAGCTGCAAGTGTCATACTAATGCTATAGTTCTTATACCTATCAAATCTCAGAGATTTGCAGTGATATTATGTGTCTTCTATTTCTAAGTATGTTTAATTTCAAATGCTTTATCTGCCAAAGATAGAATATCCAGTAGGGCGCATCCACTGTGATCTGCATCCCTAAAGATATTTTGCCCGCATTTCTGTGTGACCTTTTGTCTCTACCTGTGGTTGACTGTTTTCTACTTTAGTGCTTTGTTGAGGTTAGAACATTCTTGCAAGCATACTTTCTCACAGCAGAAATCTTTTGTAAGAAATTCTGTTTCTTTGCTTTAACCATTTAATTTTTCCAATGTGTGGCCACATGATTATTTCATAGTTCTTATAACCTTTCATTAGGTACACAGTTATCTAAATTATCACCCGCTATCTTCTCACCTAGTCAACCAAGTACTAGCCCAATTAAGAGTAAGGAGATTCCCATTGAGAACATTATTATTTGAGTTGAGCCAGAAGGTATAACTTTGTGAGTTATGATGGGCTTTTGTCTTTACTTCCCAGCTGGCGTCATGGCAATATGGATGCATCTGATTCATTTATCTCACATTTGCAGTCACGTGGCACAAATTCAAGACTTTGGTGCCAATGCACCTGTTGTAGATTAGAAATTCCCCCAGGAATAGTTTTCCTTGAAGTCTCAATATGCTGCCTAAATGTCTCTGAAGCTTGTGGtctgctgatttttttttttacagcttaACATAAGCCTGACTGTTCACATATTTTCTTGATAGTTTATACACTCAGGCTGGTTTTGCTGAAGCCTTAGTtgaattttattctttattgtcTTCTTGTTCTAATGGTTTGGCAAATGACAGGACGGTGAAGCCCCCGCAGAGGAAGCTAAGAAGAGCAACCATGTGCTGAGGAAGGTGGAGAAACGGCAGCAGGGACGGACTCTTGATTCCCATATTGAGGAGCAGTTCGGTGGTGGCCGGCTTTTTGCATGTATCTCGTCCCGCCCAGGCCAATGTGGCCGTGCTGACGGGTAACCGTACATTCCCTTTGCTACCAATCTGTATATAATCTTTATTCATCAAGCTTGAGTTCTGCATTCTGCTTTCAATTGTTCTCTTTGCAGGTATATCTTAGAAGGAAAAGAACTGGAATTCTACCAGAAGAAGATCCAGAGGAAGAAGGGCAAGGGTGCTGGAGCTGCCTGAGTAAAGCTTGCGTAGTTGCACTcctgtttttttaatgttttgtctATTTATGCGTATTTTCTttagattttatataatttgaacTTTACTTTTGCTGGTCGTGTTCCAGATTTTGGTATGCATTTCACCTCAGAAGAGACAACTCattatttgtgcttgttttcTATATAATCAAACTCTTTGAACTATTATTGTGTGTTCTCTGAAAACTGTTACCCCTGCCCGGAGGGTTTTATTTGTTGTCAAAATCCTTGTCGCTGGTTTAATGAGTTGTGTGCTTAACCGGATTACAAAGAGAATTTTGAGCGGACCTCACCTTGTGGTGCTTACAATAGTAAATAGGATATAATTGTACGTTGCTTCATAGCCTGCATTCAAGCTCTCCTATTCTGGATTTTAGGTGGTTGATTAACAGAGACCCTCGAGTTCCTTTGCGTTCACACACTTAGGACAATCTTTGATAAACAGTGACAGCTGCATCCGTGCTAAAATTGAGAACGAACCTGGTTAAGGCGGGAATCACAATTTGTAGATTTTACGGACGTTTGAGAAATCACTTTAGATATCACTGCCATAATGAAGAAAAGCTTTTATCGGAAAGAGAAATTGGCACTGAACTCTTAACAATGTTTAAAACAATATCATGTTGGTatgcacatatacatataatgaTACTCAGGTAATACAAGAGAGTATGAGTCTAGTTAAAGTAACAAATCTCTCGGCGTTTTGATGATTTATAACTCAAAAGTCTTGCCGCGGCAAAATACGAAACAGCAATCCTATAATAACCATGTCAAACGGCCTCTCCTTCCGCACTGCCAAACGCTCAAACGCAGAACAGTGCGCCATCTGCAACCTACAACACAACCCATTTTCCTATTGTATTTGGATACTGCCTTTATTTACAAAGCCTATTTTCTATGAATCATCTGTCATATGTAAACTCGGAGTCATTTTCAGTAACTTTGAAGGGTTGGGGATGCTTGCCACTGCAGTACAAGTTCCACATTTTGAAATATGCTCGATCGAGATTCCTCACCTGAAAGTTTGAAGCATGTACAGAAAATAACAATAGCCCAAATTACTCATTCAATGACGGAATCAGATGATCGACAAAGGACTCACCCATCGAGCTGTATCAAAAAGTGGGCAGGTCATCCGTGCAGCCTTCAATTTATTTCTCAGTGTTTGGAGCCTTGTTGGATTCTCAGCCAGAGCAACAGCCTTCTCTTCATATTCTTTCATACTATGCAGAGTCACAGTATGAGAAA is a window of Dioscorea cayenensis subsp. rotundata cultivar TDr96_F1 chromosome 5, TDr96_F1_v2_PseudoChromosome.rev07_lg8_w22 25.fasta, whole genome shotgun sequence DNA encoding:
- the LOC120261496 gene encoding 40S ribosomal protein S8, which encodes MGISRDSMHKRRATGGKKKAWRKKRKYELGRQPANTKLSSNKTVRRIRVRGGNVKWRALRLDTGNFSWGSEAVTRKTRILDVVYNASNNELVRTQTLVKSAIIQVDAAPFKQWYLQHYGVDIGRKKKAPTASKKETTEDGEAPAEEAKKSNHVLRKVEKRQQGRTLDSHIEEQFGGGRLFACISSRPGQCGRADGYILEGKELEFYQKKIQRKKGKGAGAA